The Planctellipticum variicoloris DNA window CTGGAGGGTATGAAGGACGCGCTTCAGAAGCTGGCGAAAACCGACGATCCCGCCGAACAGCAGAAGGTCGAGCAGGAGCTCAAGCAGCGGATGGACAAGCTCGAACGGATGGCCCGCGATAAACTGGGGTCCCCCGAGATGAGCGCCGCCCTCAAGCGGGCGAAGGAGCAGCTCGACCTGTCCAAAATGCAGGACCTGACGCCCGAAGCCCTGCAGGCGGCGATGGAATCGATGGACCTCGCCGGGAAGGAATTCGAAGAGCTGGCGGTCTCGATGAAAGACATGCAGCAGCTCGAGCAGGCCCTCAAGACGCTGCAGATGGCCAAGAAACTCAACGAGCAGGAAATGCTCGACGGGGAAATGGCCGCCGGTCAGTGCGAGTCTCTCGCCGACTACGAAGAGCTCTATGCCCAGCTCCTGGCCGAAGGAAAATATGACGAGGGCGAAGGAATGGGCGACGAGGGGATGGGCCGGGGCGGAGCGGCTCCTGAAGATGATTCCGTGAAGACCGGCTTCAAGGACGAAGAGTCCAAGTCGCAGATGACGCTCGGCAAAGTGCTGATGTCGATGAAGACCCGTGCGGCCCCCGATCAGGACGAACCTCAGGCGCAGGTGCAGTACAAAGCCGCCGTCCAGCAGGTGAAGCAGGGAGTCAATGAAGCCATCCTGCAGGAACAGGTTCCTCCGGGATACGTCGATGGCATCAAGCGCTATTTCGATGCGCTCGAAGCCGATCAGAAATCGGACCGCTGAAGTTTCTCGCGTTTCCCGACGTTCGCGCTCCCCGCTCGATTTGAGCCCTGTTTCCGGAGTCGGCCGTCCGCATGCCAGCTTCCCGACATCACTGGTTGTGGCTCCCTGCGATCGCCGCCGCCTTCGTGCTCCTCGTCTGGAGCACCGGCCGAAGGTCGGTGAACGGCCACGCTCCGCTGGTCGTCTATTGCAGCCACGATGCGGTGTATGCCGAATCGATCCTCCGACAGTTCGAACAGGAGCTCGGGATCCCCGTCGAAGTCCGCTTCGACACCGAGGCCACGAAGTCGCTGGGGCTGATCAATCTGCTGCTGCAGGAACGCGAACGGCCCCGTTGCGATGTTTTCTGGAACAACGAGCTGCTCGGCATGCTCCACCTGCAATCCGAGGGAGTTCTGGAACCCTATCGGGGCGCCGGCTGGAAACGCATTCCGCAGCAGTATCGCGACCCCGAGGGGAACTGGACCGGGTTCGGCGCCCGCCTGCGTGTCTGGATCGTGAATACCGGGCTGCTGCCGGAAGCCACCGAAGCCTCGCTCGATCAGCTCTGGACGGACAACCCGCGGACGCTGGCGGTCGCCAAACCGCTCTACGGCACCACCCTCACGCAATACAGCCTGCTCTGGAAACTGTGGGGGCCGGATCAACTGAAGGCGTGGCATCGCGACGTCCGTCAGCGCGGCGTGCGCGAGGTGAACGGCAACGGACTCGTCAAGGACATGGTTGCCGCCGGGACCTGCTCGGCGGGTTGGACCGACACCGACGACACGTTTGCGGCTCTGGAGGCCGGAGCGCCCGTTCGGATGCTGCCGCTGAAGGTCGAGGGGCGAACGATCGTGATTCCCAATACCGTCGCCATTATCCGCGGCACAAGCCGCCGGGGCGATGCGGAACTGCTGGTCGACTACCTGCTGTCGGCGCAGACCGAGCTGGCGCTGGCGCGATCGACCGCACGACAGATTCCGCTGGGCAAAGTTCCCGACGCCGAAGTTCCCGCTGAAGTCCGCGAGCTGCTTCCCCGGGCGGCGGAAGGGCACGACCTGCGGGATCTGCTCCCGAATCGTGACGCGTGCCTCGCCTGGCTCAAGTCGGAGTACCTCGAGTGACCTGGCTGTCCGCCTGCGGGTGGACGCTGTTTCGAAGCGTGCTGCTGACCCTGCTGGCCTGGCCGGTCAGCTCGGCCCTTGCGGAGCATCTGCGGCACATTCCCGGCCCTCGACGATCCCTTGGCCTGCTGCTGCTGCTCGCACCGTTCCTGTTTCCGGAGCTCGTCACCGGTTACGCCTATGCACCGTGGGTCGCCGGCCTCCCCTGGTCGGCCGAGGGACTGTGCTGTCTCCTCCTCTGGCTGAGAATCATTCCGATCGGCGCAGTGACGCTGCTGATTGCCCCCCCCGCCGGCGTCTCGGCGTCCGCCTGGCATCTCCGCCAACTGCTCCGCAGGACTGGTCGAAATCCGGGCAGTCCCCTCCGCTGGATCTGGGAGCGCTCGGTCCGCCGGTCCGTTCCGGCCCTGGGGTTGATGTGGTTTGTCCTGTTTCAGGAGTTTGAGCTGGCGGCTCTGCTCAAGACGGTTTCCTGGGCGGACTGGCTGTTCGTAGCGCAGGTCGGAGGCCTCCCGCTTTCGACGTCGTGGCGACTGGCGGTGCTCCCGCTCCTTGGCGAGCTGGTCGTTCTCCTGCCGATCCTCCTCCTCGTCACTCGCAGCACTGGCGGCTGGTCGCGAGAAATCCCGCCGCCGCCGCACCCGTTGATCGCGTGGATGTGCCGGGGCTATCTTGCCGCGGCGATCCTTCTCGTGTGCGTCGTGCCCATTGTCCTGATGTTG harbors:
- a CDS encoding substrate-binding domain-containing protein, which produces MPASRHHWLWLPAIAAAFVLLVWSTGRRSVNGHAPLVVYCSHDAVYAESILRQFEQELGIPVEVRFDTEATKSLGLINLLLQERERPRCDVFWNNELLGMLHLQSEGVLEPYRGAGWKRIPQQYRDPEGNWTGFGARLRVWIVNTGLLPEATEASLDQLWTDNPRTLAVAKPLYGTTLTQYSLLWKLWGPDQLKAWHRDVRQRGVREVNGNGLVKDMVAAGTCSAGWTDTDDTFAALEAGAPVRMLPLKVEGRTIVIPNTVAIIRGTSRRGDAELLVDYLLSAQTELALARSTARQIPLGKVPDAEVPAEVRELLPRAAEGHDLRDLLPNRDACLAWLKSEYLE